The following proteins are co-located in the Hydrogenophaga sp. RAC07 genome:
- a CDS encoding TorD/DmsD family molecular chaperone produces MNNSIPITSALDEETARAEVYGLLAALYYAPPASELLAQLRVAVTEAPAAGGFLEEPWRDVVAAAREMDDADLTAEYNALFGGVGKPEIYLFGSHYLSGFLNEKPLAALRTDLAALGLGRDDTMSETEDHVAYLCEVMRYLIAGDDVEVANLTQQQKFFTTHLQPWVTRMCDDIAAHPKARFYATLSAFTRAFVGVEAQGFDMLA; encoded by the coding sequence ATGAACAACAGCATTCCGATCACGTCCGCCCTGGACGAAGAAACTGCCCGCGCCGAGGTGTACGGCCTCCTGGCCGCGCTGTACTACGCACCACCCGCCAGCGAGCTGCTGGCCCAGCTGCGCGTGGCCGTGACCGAAGCACCCGCTGCCGGGGGGTTTCTGGAAGAGCCGTGGCGCGATGTGGTGGCCGCTGCGCGCGAGATGGACGACGCGGACTTGACCGCCGAGTACAACGCGCTCTTTGGCGGCGTGGGCAAGCCAGAGATCTATCTCTTCGGATCGCACTACCTGAGCGGTTTTCTGAACGAGAAGCCCCTGGCCGCGCTGCGCACCGACCTGGCTGCCCTGGGTCTCGGCCGCGACGACACCATGTCCGAAACCGAAGACCACGTGGCCTACCTCTGCGAAGTGATGCGCTACCTGATCGCGGGTGACGATGTGGAAGTGGCCAACCTCACGCAGCAGCAGAAGTTCTTCACCACCCACCTGCAGCCCTGGGTGACGCGCATGTGCGACGACATCGCTGCGCACCCCAAGGCCCGCTTCTACGCCACCTTGTCGGCGTTCACCCGCGCGTTCGTGGGTGTGGAGGCGCAAGGCTTCGACATGCTGGCCTGA